One region of Flavobacterium sp. KACC 22763 genomic DNA includes:
- a CDS encoding NAD-dependent epimerase/dehydratase family protein: MILVTGGTGLVGAHLLLHLIENGENVRAIYRTEKNIQKTKSVFDLYKKTDLFEKINWLEADILDIPSLETAFIGITKVYHSAAFISFEPKDEETLRKTNIEGTANMVNFAIAKEVEKFCYISSIAALGDIAAHETHITEETDWNPEKPHSDYAISKYGAEMEVWRGHQEGLNVIIVNPGVILGPPKMMDIFDEGSSEIYRKVSKGLPFYTLGSTGFISVDDVVKTSFELMKSDIKNERFTLIADNIVFKDLLDTVADALKVKRPHIHATPFLMNLLWITDGIFSTLFFRKRSITKATAKASYSKNLYSNEKIKTALGTVFTDIHQYIIDSSKL; this comes from the coding sequence ATGATATTAGTAACTGGAGGAACTGGTTTAGTAGGCGCACATTTATTGCTTCATTTAATTGAAAATGGAGAAAATGTTCGGGCAATTTACAGAACCGAAAAGAATATTCAGAAAACAAAATCGGTTTTTGATCTTTATAAAAAAACAGATTTGTTTGAAAAAATTAATTGGCTTGAAGCCGATATTTTGGACATACCTTCTCTTGAAACTGCTTTTATCGGCATCACAAAAGTATATCATTCCGCAGCTTTTATTTCTTTCGAACCAAAAGACGAAGAAACCCTTAGAAAAACCAATATCGAAGGAACTGCAAATATGGTCAATTTTGCTATCGCCAAAGAAGTAGAAAAGTTTTGCTATATCAGTTCGATTGCCGCTTTAGGAGATATTGCAGCGCATGAAACACACATTACCGAAGAAACAGATTGGAACCCTGAAAAACCACACAGCGATTATGCCATTTCTAAATATGGTGCCGAGATGGAAGTTTGGCGCGGACACCAAGAAGGTTTAAATGTTATTATTGTAAATCCAGGTGTAATTCTAGGTCCGCCAAAAATGATGGATATTTTTGATGAAGGTAGTAGTGAAATATATCGTAAAGTTTCTAAAGGACTTCCATTCTACACATTGGGAAGCACTGGTTTTATCTCTGTTGATGATGTTGTCAAAACCAGTTTTGAGTTGATGAAAAGCGATATAAAAAACGAACGTTTTACACTAATTGCAGACAACATTGTTTTTAAAGATCTTTTAGACACTGTTGCTGACGCTTTAAAAGTAAAAAGACCGCATATTCATGCCACACCATTTTTAATGAATTTATTGTGGATTACTGACGGAATATTTTCGACCTTATTTTTCAGAAAAAGAAGCATCACAAAAGCAACAGCAAAAGCTTCGTACTCAAAAAATCTGTATAGTAATGAAAAAATAAAAACCGCTCTAGGAACGGTTTTTACAGATATTCATCAATATATTATTGATAGCTCAAAATTATAG
- a CDS encoding DUF4271 domain-containing protein, which produces MIEQLHPRILENKDWATLLFVLTFAVVAMTKSAYETRFSEFSKLIFSDKYAKIYRDNSHMKNSFTVGLFFVQIVSFAFFILLTMHIFSLDQKTGAYTIQKTDWLLFIRIATFLLYFILGKYLIEKIVAASFNIDEFVELFNLQKVTYRTYIGVLILPINAILFYYNNIPQIIPLAIIGISLCISVYSYFISIKTYQNVIIGKLFYFILYLCALEIAPYYFLYYWITKGSA; this is translated from the coding sequence ATGATTGAACAATTACACCCTCGAATTCTTGAAAACAAAGACTGGGCAACACTTTTATTTGTGCTGACCTTTGCTGTTGTTGCCATGACAAAATCGGCTTACGAAACAAGATTTAGTGAGTTTAGTAAACTTATTTTTTCTGATAAATACGCCAAAATTTATCGAGACAATAGTCACATGAAAAACAGCTTTACGGTTGGTTTATTTTTTGTGCAGATTGTATCGTTTGCCTTTTTCATTCTGCTAACGATGCATATATTTTCACTAGACCAAAAAACTGGAGCCTATACTATTCAAAAAACTGACTGGCTTTTATTTATCCGAATTGCAACTTTTCTACTTTATTTCATTTTAGGAAAATATTTGATTGAGAAAATTGTAGCTGCTTCTTTCAATATTGATGAATTTGTAGAACTTTTTAACTTACAAAAAGTAACCTACAGAACGTATATAGGTGTTTTAATCCTCCCTATCAATGCCATTTTGTTCTATTACAACAATATTCCACAAATTATACCGCTAGCAATCATAGGCATTTCGCTGTGTATTAGCGTATACTCTTACTTTATTTCAATTAAAACGTATCAAAACGTAATTATCGGTAAGTTATTTTATTTTATTTTGTATCTTTGCGCTCTTGAAATAGCCCCTTATTATTTTCTCTATTATTGGATAACAAAAGGGAGTGCTTAG
- a CDS encoding polyprenol monophosphomannose synthase has protein sequence MNDSIVIIPTYNEIENIESIVRAVLSQHKSFHLLIIDDNSPDHTAKKVIALQEEYPGKLFLEQRTKKSGLGTAYVHGFKWALERDYQFIFEMDADFSHNPNDLEKLYDACHFGGADLAIGSRYVKGVNVVNWPLSRVLMSYFASVYVKFITGMKIHDATAGFVCYKREVLEKINLNKIKFVGYAFQIEMKYRTYCAKFQITEVPIIFTDRTKGVSKMSNAIIKEAILGVISLRLRKLVNSL, from the coding sequence ATGAATGATAGCATTGTCATAATTCCCACTTATAACGAAATTGAAAATATAGAAAGTATAGTTAGAGCTGTACTTTCACAACATAAATCTTTTCATCTGCTGATTATCGATGATAATTCTCCTGATCATACTGCGAAGAAAGTAATTGCATTGCAGGAAGAATATCCAGGAAAACTGTTTTTGGAGCAGAGAACTAAAAAATCAGGTTTGGGAACAGCTTATGTTCATGGCTTTAAATGGGCTTTGGAGCGCGACTATCAATTTATTTTTGAGATGGATGCCGATTTTTCTCATAATCCAAATGATTTAGAAAAATTATACGATGCTTGTCATTTCGGCGGAGCTGACCTTGCAATTGGATCTCGTTATGTAAAAGGGGTAAATGTGGTAAACTGGCCACTTAGCCGAGTTCTGATGTCTTATTTTGCTTCTGTTTATGTGAAATTTATCACCGGAATGAAAATTCACGATGCCACTGCAGGTTTTGTATGTTACAAAAGAGAAGTTCTAGAGAAAATCAACTTAAATAAAATAAAGTTTGTCGGGTACGCGTTTCAAATTGAAATGAAGTACAGAACGTACTGTGCTAAATTCCAAATTACGGAAGTCCCAATTATTTTTACAGACAGAACAAAAGGAGTTTCTAAAATGAGTAATGCTATTATCAAAGAAGCTATACTTGGAGTGATTTCGCTTAGATTAAGAAAATTAGTCAATTCATTATAA
- the tyrS gene encoding tyrosine--tRNA ligase: MKNLVEELKWRGLYHDSMPGTEEQLLKEATTAYIGFDPTADSLHIGSMVQIILLVHLKNFGHRPIALVGGATGMIGDPSGKSDERNLLDEEALAKNVAGIKSVLSRFLDFNSTEVNAPVMVNNYDWMKEFSFIDFAREVGKRITVNYMMAKDSVKKRFSGEGEGMSFTEFTYQLIQGYDFYHLYKNNNCILQMGGSDQWGNITTGTELVRRMGGENAKAYALTTPLITKADGSKFGKSEGGNVWLDADKTSVYKFYQFWINTTDADAEKYIKIFTFLDEGNIESLIAIHRAEPHLRILQNALAKEITTFVHGEEELEKAIQASNVLFGKSTTEDLKNLDESTFLEVFDGVPQAEIAKSDLENGLEIITVLNEKTGFFKSNGEARRALTANSISVNREKIKEDFVLTANDLINNQFVLLQSGKKNYFVIRVV, translated from the coding sequence ATGAAGAATCTAGTTGAAGAATTAAAATGGCGCGGGTTATACCATGATAGTATGCCTGGAACGGAAGAACAATTGCTAAAAGAAGCAACCACTGCCTATATCGGTTTTGATCCAACGGCAGATTCACTGCACATCGGAAGTATGGTACAGATCATTTTATTGGTTCACTTAAAGAATTTCGGACATAGACCGATTGCCTTAGTAGGTGGAGCAACAGGAATGATTGGGGATCCTTCTGGTAAATCTGATGAAAGAAACTTGCTTGACGAAGAGGCTCTAGCTAAAAACGTAGCTGGAATCAAAAGCGTTTTGTCTCGTTTCTTAGATTTTAATTCAACCGAAGTAAATGCACCTGTAATGGTGAATAACTACGATTGGATGAAAGAATTCTCTTTTATCGATTTTGCACGTGAAGTTGGAAAAAGAATTACTGTAAACTATATGATGGCTAAAGATTCTGTAAAAAAGAGATTTAGCGGCGAAGGTGAGGGAATGTCTTTTACAGAATTTACATATCAGTTAATTCAAGGTTACGATTTCTATCATTTATATAAAAACAACAACTGTATTCTGCAAATGGGTGGTTCTGACCAATGGGGTAATATTACCACAGGGACAGAATTAGTGCGTAGAATGGGAGGTGAAAATGCTAAAGCTTACGCTTTAACAACTCCTTTGATTACAAAAGCTGACGGATCTAAATTCGGAAAATCTGAAGGTGGAAACGTTTGGTTGGATGCTGATAAAACTTCTGTATACAAATTCTACCAATTTTGGATTAATACAACTGATGCAGATGCAGAAAAATATATTAAGATTTTTACTTTCCTAGATGAAGGAAATATAGAATCTTTAATCGCTATTCATCGTGCAGAACCACATTTAAGAATTTTACAGAATGCATTGGCTAAAGAAATTACAACTTTTGTTCATGGTGAAGAAGAATTAGAAAAAGCGATTCAGGCTTCAAATGTATTATTTGGAAAATCTACTACTGAAGATTTGAAAAATCTGGATGAATCGACTTTCTTGGAAGTTTTTGACGGAGTTCCGCAAGCTGAAATTGCAAAATCTGATTTAGAAAACGGATTGGAAATTATCACGGTTTTAAACGAAAAAACTGGTTTCTTTAAATCAAACGGAGAAGCGAGACGTGCTTTAACTGCAAACTCAATTTCTGTAAATAGAGAAAAAATAAAAGAAGATTTTGTTTTAACAGCAAATGATTTAATCAACAATCAATTCGTTTTATTGCAAAGCGGAAAGAAGAATTATTTTGTGATTCGTGTTGTTTAA
- a CDS encoding T9SS type A sorting domain-containing protein, which produces MAKNYFYITFLLAFFFTLSVSAQDSKQLPRPQESTSIEGLSLYPNPVTNGKVYISSKNDLEKEIIVFDILGKKVLQAHLVSKELNVSDLPPGVYIIKISEQNASATRKLIIR; this is translated from the coding sequence ATGGCAAAAAACTACTTTTATATTACTTTCTTATTGGCATTTTTCTTCACTTTAAGCGTTTCGGCGCAAGATAGTAAGCAATTACCAAGACCTCAGGAATCTACTTCTATTGAGGGTCTAAGCTTGTATCCTAACCCAGTGACAAACGGAAAAGTCTATATCTCATCTAAAAACGATTTAGAGAAAGAAATTATTGTGTTTGATATTCTAGGCAAAAAAGTATTGCAGGCACATTTAGTATCAAAAGAATTAAATGTTTCAGACCTGCCACCTGGCGTTTACATTATCAAAATAAGCGAACAGAATGCATCGGCAACACGAAAACTCATTATAAGATAA
- a CDS encoding dihydroorotase has protein sequence MNRILIKNAKIVNEGTIFEGDVLIENDLIVEIADSISLKTSDCIVIDAEGNYLMPGAIDDQVHFREPGLTHKGDIESESRAAVAGGITSFIEQPNTVPNAVTQEILEDKYQIASKKSFANYSFMMGATNDNLEEVLKTNPKNVAGIKIFLGSSTGNMLVDNEAVLEKIFSSTPMLIAVHCEDETTIKNNLVAFKEQYGDDVPVTAHNLIRSAEACYISSSKAVALAKRTGARLHIFHLSTAKEMELFTNKIPLEEKKITAEVCVHHLWFTDEDYKTKGNFIKWNPAVKTAEDRAELWKALNDGRIDVIATDHAPHTKEEKQQSYLNAPSGGPLVQHAVVAMFEAHHQGKISVEKIVEKMCHNPAKLFKIEKRGFIKEGYHADLVIINPSLPWSVKPENILYKCGWSPFEGYTFKSRITHTFVNGELVYNNFKVKDTRAGKRLLFDR, from the coding sequence ATGAACAGGATTTTAATAAAAAATGCCAAAATTGTAAACGAAGGGACAATTTTTGAAGGTGATGTTTTAATTGAAAACGATCTGATTGTTGAAATTGCAGACAGCATTTCGCTAAAAACTTCAGATTGTATTGTCATCGATGCCGAAGGAAATTATTTAATGCCAGGCGCGATCGATGATCAAGTTCATTTTAGAGAACCAGGTTTAACGCATAAAGGCGACATTGAATCAGAATCTCGTGCAGCTGTTGCGGGCGGGATTACTTCTTTTATAGAACAGCCGAATACGGTTCCGAATGCGGTTACTCAAGAAATTTTAGAAGATAAATATCAAATTGCGTCAAAAAAATCATTTGCGAATTACTCGTTTATGATGGGAGCAACAAACGATAATTTGGAAGAGGTTTTAAAAACGAATCCAAAAAATGTTGCGGGAATTAAGATTTTCTTAGGTTCGTCTACAGGAAATATGTTGGTTGATAATGAAGCGGTTTTAGAAAAAATATTTTCAAGCACTCCAATGTTAATTGCAGTTCACTGTGAAGACGAAACTACAATTAAAAATAATCTTGTTGCTTTTAAAGAGCAATATGGAGACGATGTTCCGGTTACGGCACACAATTTAATTAGAAGTGCTGAAGCTTGTTATATTTCTTCTTCAAAAGCTGTTGCTTTAGCTAAAAGAACTGGCGCAAGGTTGCATATTTTTCATCTTTCTACTGCGAAAGAAATGGAATTGTTTACCAATAAAATTCCATTAGAAGAGAAAAAAATTACTGCTGAGGTTTGTGTGCATCATCTTTGGTTTACAGATGAAGATTATAAAACAAAAGGAAATTTCATTAAATGGAATCCTGCGGTTAAAACAGCGGAAGATCGTGCTGAACTTTGGAAAGCTCTTAACGACGGAAGAATTGACGTAATCGCGACAGATCACGCCCCGCATACCAAAGAAGAAAAACAGCAATCTTATCTAAATGCGCCTTCTGGAGGCCCGTTGGTACAGCACGCTGTTGTAGCTATGTTTGAAGCGCATCATCAAGGAAAAATTAGTGTGGAGAAAATTGTGGAGAAAATGTGCCACAATCCAGCTAAGCTTTTCAAGATTGAAAAAAGAGGATTTATCAAAGAAGGTTATCACGCCGATTTAGTAATCATAAATCCAAGTCTGCCTTGGAGCGTTAAACCAGAAAACATTTTATACAAATGCGGATGGTCGCCGTTTGAAGGTTATACTTTCAAATCAAGAATTACGCATACTTTTGTAAACGGAGAATTGGTTTACAATAATTTCAAAGTAAAAGATACTAGAGCGGGTAAAAGATTATTGTTTGACAGATAA
- a CDS encoding TonB-dependent receptor, producing the protein MKFNLRFLFIALFICTISIAQNKGTISGVLTDKDMNNASLPFANVLVKGTNISVNTDVDGKYSLSVNPGNYTLIFSFLGYESVEAPVAVKANETITVNKGLSSGSYTLKDVVVKSTANKEKETALLLDQKNAVVIKQSIGAQEMSRKGVSDVEEGLTKVTGISKVGSRGIFVRGLEDRYNNLLINDLAAPSNSPYSKIVPLDLFPTNIVGVIDVYKTFNPNIYGDFAGGTFNIQTSKPTKAVTKINIGAGYTTGNSFKDFLLSGDADSAAGFFGFNGKDRELPSFLSETAGRTTFTKDQALNSVSGDKGFNVSKSKSPLNSSFNFLHAEKFDLSNNRNLSYLLSLNFDNNFAVREGVNRTLQTLGDKYNNDFINTEYRFKTSTSALVGVNYSAERYKLSFNTLYLKTTLNSILDQYGVLSNNGIKNNFIRTNQLDKTDYLNTQLLGEYNLTEDKNQTLKGGVSYANTKYGQPDRKFYTGTQETDNQINTSYGGNNFLRQYLSVDGNVFVSGLLEYNLKFGKDKQNKLTVGYNGNFSKMESSYRFVSSYGGTFSSNDINNIDSKITTDINNNVVAFAESSNTTYKVKLNESANAGYANLFWKFADKFELNGGVRVENTIKETYFRTLGSFDDPFKKKTYNNLYVLPSVNLKYLMTETSNIRFAASKTYTKPVVMESFPISYINADNTSTQGNSLLKNSDNYNVDLKYELFPTAKEMITFGIFGKYIDNPIERTFIANATSGTVTTFLNSDNATLYGAEVEFLLGLNRISENLEHFSFGLNASLMSTKVNVAKTYESQDEDGNVTVKNSIETHSSRSLQGASDWLVNSDLKYEFNLGKDWTNTMSLVYGVFGKRIYAVGTNGQDNTYELPVSQLDFVWGSKLSEHFDVKFTADNLLNPARQLEFGNNGTVKVDEPSLLANSYKKGVGFSVKVGYTF; encoded by the coding sequence CTGTTAAAGCAAACGAGACTATAACTGTTAATAAAGGACTTTCTTCTGGAAGCTATACGCTTAAAGATGTAGTTGTAAAATCAACAGCTAACAAAGAAAAAGAAACTGCTTTACTTTTAGATCAAAAAAATGCTGTTGTAATCAAACAAAGTATTGGTGCACAGGAAATGTCTCGAAAAGGTGTAAGCGATGTTGAAGAGGGTTTGACAAAAGTAACTGGAATCTCAAAAGTAGGTTCAAGAGGTATATTTGTACGTGGTCTTGAAGATCGTTACAATAACTTATTGATTAATGATCTTGCTGCTCCATCAAACAGCCCATATTCAAAAATCGTTCCGCTAGATTTATTCCCAACAAACATTGTTGGTGTAATTGATGTTTACAAAACTTTCAATCCAAATATTTACGGAGATTTCGCTGGAGGAACTTTCAATATCCAAACTTCAAAACCAACAAAAGCTGTCACTAAAATAAATATTGGAGCAGGATATACAACAGGAAACAGCTTCAAAGATTTCTTGCTTTCTGGAGACGCAGATTCTGCTGCTGGTTTCTTCGGGTTTAATGGTAAAGACAGAGAATTGCCAAGTTTCTTAAGTGAAACTGCCGGAAGAACAACTTTCACAAAAGATCAGGCATTAAACTCAGTTAGCGGAGATAAAGGTTTTAACGTTAGCAAAAGCAAAAGCCCATTAAACTCAAGCTTCAATTTTCTGCACGCTGAAAAATTTGACTTAAGCAACAACCGTAACCTTTCATACTTATTGTCTCTTAATTTCGATAATAACTTTGCAGTTAGAGAAGGTGTTAACAGAACACTACAAACACTTGGTGATAAATACAACAATGACTTCATCAATACTGAATACCGTTTCAAAACTAGCACTTCTGCATTAGTTGGTGTAAATTATTCAGCTGAGCGATACAAATTATCTTTCAACACTTTATACCTGAAAACTACATTAAACTCGATCTTAGATCAATACGGAGTTTTAAGCAATAATGGTATCAAGAACAACTTTATCCGTACGAATCAATTGGATAAAACAGATTATCTAAATACTCAATTATTAGGTGAATACAATTTGACAGAAGATAAAAACCAAACTTTAAAAGGTGGTGTATCTTATGCAAATACTAAATACGGTCAGCCAGACAGAAAATTCTACACTGGTACTCAAGAAACTGACAACCAAATTAACACTTCTTATGGAGGTAACAACTTCTTACGTCAGTATTTAAGTGTAGACGGAAATGTATTTGTTTCTGGATTATTAGAATACAATTTAAAATTTGGAAAAGACAAACAAAACAAATTGACTGTTGGTTATAACGGAAATTTTTCTAAAATGGAATCTTCTTACCGTTTTGTATCAAGTTATGGTGGTACCTTTTCATCAAACGACATCAACAATATCGATTCGAAAATTACAACTGACATCAACAACAACGTAGTTGCTTTTGCTGAAAGTTCAAACACAACTTATAAAGTAAAACTTAACGAAAGTGCAAATGCAGGATACGCAAACTTATTCTGGAAATTTGCTGACAAGTTTGAACTTAACGGAGGTGTAAGAGTTGAAAACACGATCAAAGAAACATACTTCAGAACTTTAGGTTCTTTTGATGATCCATTCAAAAAGAAAACATACAACAATCTTTATGTTTTACCTTCTGTAAACTTGAAATATCTAATGACAGAAACGTCTAATATTCGTTTCGCAGCAAGTAAAACGTATACAAAACCAGTTGTAATGGAATCTTTCCCTATCTCATACATCAATGCAGATAATACTTCAACACAAGGTAACTCATTATTGAAAAACAGTGATAACTATAATGTTGACTTGAAATACGAATTATTCCCAACTGCAAAAGAAATGATCACTTTTGGAATATTTGGAAAATATATTGACAATCCGATCGAAAGAACATTTATTGCAAACGCTACATCGGGAACTGTAACTACTTTCCTAAATTCAGATAATGCAACTTTGTACGGAGCAGAAGTTGAATTCCTTTTAGGATTAAACAGAATTAGTGAAAATCTTGAGCATTTCTCTTTCGGATTAAACGCTTCATTAATGTCTACGAAAGTAAATGTTGCAAAAACTTACGAATCTCAGGATGAGGATGGAAATGTAACGGTTAAAAATTCAATCGAAACACATAGCTCAAGATCATTGCAAGGTGCATCAGACTGGTTAGTAAACTCAGATTTGAAATATGAATTTAACTTAGGCAAAGACTGGACAAACACTATGTCTCTTGTTTATGGAGTATTCGGAAAAAGAATTTATGCAGTAGGAACAAACGGTCAGGATAATACTTATGAATTGCCTGTATCTCAATTAGACTTTGTTTGGGGAAGTAAACTCTCAGAGCATTTTGATGTGAAATTTACAGCAGACAACTTATTAAACCCAGCAAGACAGTTAGAATTTGGAAATAACGGAACTGTAAAAGTTGATGAACCATCTTTATTAGCAAACAGCTATAAAAAAGGTGTAGGATTCTCAGTTAAAGTTGGCTATACATTCTAA
- a CDS encoding outer membrane beta-barrel protein, translating to MKNTFLLILFLYCTFINAQISFEKGYFISNNGTRTECFIRNLDWKNNPTDFKYKSQINDNDYKTETLANVQEFGIDNTVTFKRAKVKMDRSSDNLDKLSETGQPVWEENTLFLRLLVQGEATLYSYTEGNLIRYFYETKSTPLEQLIYLKYTLTKGDKSTGELRENDSYKQQLNNNVRSANTTDSEITNLKYKKADLTRYFLKHNNTDNKTKNSVISKSSEGHFHLKITPELSFISGSMNDGDSPSIDVNLDSNTNFKIGLEAEYLLPFNKNKWSLFLNPAYQKYETTKQYSRPGLFAGSPPITRNIEVKYTSIQVPIGLRYYFLINNNSKVFINAAYSFDINGKASLSFDKNAELESKTGSNFTFGVGYNFKNKFSAEIRTNTKKQLLGDYNTISVDYKAIDLVFAYSIF from the coding sequence ATGAAAAATACCTTTTTACTTATTCTTTTTCTTTACTGCACCTTTATCAATGCACAGATATCTTTTGAAAAAGGATACTTTATTTCCAACAATGGAACACGAACAGAATGTTTCATCCGAAACTTAGACTGGAAAAACAATCCAACCGATTTCAAATACAAATCCCAGATTAATGACAACGATTACAAAACAGAAACCCTTGCTAATGTTCAAGAATTTGGAATCGACAATACTGTAACTTTCAAAAGAGCCAAAGTAAAAATGGATCGTTCCAGTGATAATTTAGACAAACTATCAGAAACTGGACAACCTGTATGGGAAGAAAATACTCTTTTTCTAAGGTTATTAGTTCAGGGAGAAGCAACACTATACTCGTATACCGAAGGAAATCTTATTCGATATTTTTACGAAACAAAAAGTACCCCGTTAGAACAACTTATATATTTAAAATACACTCTGACAAAAGGAGATAAATCAACCGGAGAATTAAGAGAAAATGATTCCTACAAACAACAATTAAACAACAATGTAAGATCTGCAAATACAACCGACAGCGAGATTACGAATCTAAAATATAAAAAAGCTGATCTTACCAGATACTTTTTAAAACACAATAATACCGACAACAAAACAAAAAACAGTGTAATATCTAAATCTAGTGAAGGTCATTTTCATTTAAAAATAACACCTGAACTTAGCTTTATCTCAGGATCTATGAATGATGGAGACAGTCCATCAATAGATGTAAATTTAGATAGCAATACTAATTTTAAAATAGGCTTGGAAGCAGAATATCTTCTTCCTTTTAATAAAAACAAATGGAGCCTCTTTTTAAATCCTGCTTATCAAAAATACGAAACCACCAAACAATATAGCAGACCAGGTCTTTTTGCGGGATCTCCCCCTATAACTCGTAACATAGAAGTTAAATACACAAGCATCCAAGTTCCAATAGGATTACGTTATTATTTTCTTATTAATAATAATTCAAAAGTTTTCATAAATGCTGCTTACTCTTTTGATATAAATGGAAAAGCAAGTTTATCCTTTGATAAAAATGCAGAGCTTGAAAGTAAAACGGGATCTAATTTTACTTTTGGAGTAGGTTACAACTTTAAAAACAAATTCAGTGCTGAAATTAGAACAAATACAAAAAAACAGCTATTAGGAGATTACAACACCATTTCTGTTGACTACAAAGCAATTGATTTGGTATTTGCCTATTCTATCTTCTAG
- a CDS encoding LuxE/PaaK family acyltransferase has protein sequence MITSSDIFTISSQKQFEKIALKVFRFQHENNKVYRDFCDFLKVNPQQVKSLQQIPFLPIQFFKSHDVVSNTDPAQVTFTSSGTTGMITSRHLVTDVSLYEESYRKGFSQFYGNIEDYVVLALLPSYLEREGSSLIYMVEDLIKLSNQPESGFYLHNHDDLIKKLLELDEAGQNVILIGVTYALLDLIEKHEFNLQNTIIMETGGMKGKRKEMIREELHEILCKGFGVSSIHSEYGMTELLAQAYSLGEGVFECPSWMHILVRDPEDALTYVNDGKTGGINVIDLANINSCSFIATQDLGKKYSNNSFEVLGRFDNSDIRGCNLMVL, from the coding sequence TTGATTACATCCAGCGATATCTTTACCATTTCAAGTCAGAAGCAATTTGAAAAAATAGCACTAAAAGTGTTCCGTTTTCAGCATGAAAACAATAAAGTTTATCGCGATTTCTGTGATTTTTTAAAAGTAAATCCACAGCAGGTAAAATCACTACAGCAAATTCCTTTTTTACCCATTCAGTTTTTTAAAAGTCATGATGTCGTTTCTAATACAGATCCGGCACAAGTAACTTTTACCAGTAGTGGCACAACCGGAATGATTACCAGTAGACATTTAGTGACCGATGTTTCCCTATATGAGGAAAGTTACCGCAAAGGTTTTTCTCAGTTTTATGGCAACATAGAAGATTATGTTGTTTTAGCCCTTTTGCCGTCTTATTTAGAACGCGAAGGCTCTTCGTTAATCTATATGGTCGAAGATTTGATAAAACTCTCTAATCAGCCTGAAAGTGGGTTTTATTTGCACAATCATGACGACCTTATCAAAAAGCTTCTTGAATTGGACGAGGCAGGCCAAAATGTAATCTTAATTGGGGTTACTTACGCTTTATTAGATTTAATTGAAAAACACGAATTCAATCTTCAAAATACCATTATTATGGAAACTGGAGGAATGAAAGGAAAAAGAAAAGAAATGATTCGCGAAGAATTACACGAAATTTTATGTAAAGGTTTTGGCGTTTCATCCATTCATTCAGAATACGGAATGACTGAACTTTTAGCACAAGCCTATTCTTTGGGCGAAGGTGTTTTTGAATGTCCATCTTGGATGCATATTTTAGTTCGAGATCCAGAAGATGCTCTTACTTACGTGAATGATGGGAAAACTGGCGGAATCAATGTGATAGATTTAGCCAATATCAATTCATGTTCTTTTATAGCTACGCAGGATTTAGGCAAAAAATACTCCAACAACTCTTTTGAAGTGTTGGGACGTTTTGATAATTCTGATATTCGCGGGTGTAATTTGATGGTCTTATAG
- a CDS encoding DUF4296 domain-containing protein, whose amino-acid sequence MKNFIVIILVLFLSISCKKDVVKQPAKLIEKDKMIDIMYDLSLLEAMRYQKPLSLDSIDNDPKRFIFKKYKVDSLQFAQNNMYYASDYDSYKDMFDQVNKRIEVNQRAADSLVKIDEKKAAKQARNKLKEMSKDSVQKTTPKVNIDSIQQAHRNRRKL is encoded by the coding sequence ATGAAGAATTTTATAGTAATAATATTGGTTTTGTTTCTTTCTATCAGCTGTAAAAAGGATGTGGTAAAACAGCCTGCAAAGCTTATTGAGAAAGATAAAATGATTGATATTATGTATGATTTGTCTCTTTTGGAAGCAATGAGATATCAGAAACCATTGTCTTTGGATTCGATAGATAATGATCCGAAAAGGTTTATTTTTAAAAAATACAAAGTAGACAGTCTTCAGTTTGCACAGAACAACATGTATTATGCTTCTGATTATGATAGTTATAAAGACATGTTTGATCAGGTCAATAAAAGAATTGAAGTCAATCAAAGAGCAGCTGATTCTTTAGTTAAAATTGATGAGAAAAAAGCAGCGAAGCAAGCGAGAAATAAATTGAAAGAAATGTCAAAAGATTCTGTTCAGAAAACAACTCCAAAAGTTAATATTGATTCTATACAACAAGCTCACAGAAATAGAAGAAAACTATAA